TGGTACAAGAACGCCGCCGTGCGGCAGCTCATGGTCGATCACGGCGACGGCAACAAGCCGATCTGGGCGACCGAGTTCGGCGCGCCGACGAACGGCACCGCCGACGACGGGCACGTCACCGAGGCCGAGCAGAACTCGATCATGGTCGACGGCATGAACTCGTGGGTCGCGCTGCCCTACGCGGGGCCGATGTTCGTCTACAGCTTCCGCGACGCCGGAACCAACACGAACAAGAAGGACAACTGGTTCGGACTCGTGTCGCGTGACTTCAAGCACCAGAAGCCCGCGTACTTCACGTACCGGCAGATGGCCCTCGGGCTGAAGGCGCCGTAACGCGCAAGACTGCGCCGCATGGGGGACGTGCGGCGCGATCGGTTGCGTGAGCTGCGCGCGTCGGAGGAGCGTCGGTTCGTCGACGCGCATCCGCGCTCGCAGGCGTTGTTCGAGCGCGCGCAGTCGGCGCTCGTCGGCGGCGTGCCGATGAACTGGATGAAGCGCTGGCCGGGCGGCTTCCCGATCTTCGTCGCGGAAGCCGCGGGCGCGCGCTTCGTCGACGTCGACGGTCGCGAGTACGTCGACTTCTGCCTCGGCGACACCGGCGCGATGACGGGCCACTCCCCCGCCCCGACCGTCGCCGCGGCGGCGGCGCGGATGGCGCGCGGGATCACGACGATGCTGCCGAGCGAGGACGCCGGCCCGGTCGGCGAGGAGATGACGCGACGCTTCGGCCTGAGCCACTGGCAGTTCAGCCTCACCGCCACCGACGCCAATCGCTTCGTCCTGCGGCTCTGCCGGGAGGTCACCGGGCGGCCGAAGATCCTCGTCTTCAACCACTGCTACCACGGCTCGGTCGACGAGACGGTGGCGACGCTCGACGCCGAGGGGCGCCCGGCGCCGCGGCTCGGCAACGTCGGCCCGCCGGTGCCGATCGCGGAGACGACCCGGGTGGTCGAGTGGAACGACGCCGAGGCGCTGGAGCGCGAGCTCGCCCACGGCGACGTCGCCTGCGTGCTGGCCGAGCCGGCGCTGACCAACATCGGCATCGTCCTCGCCGAGCCGGGCTTCCACGAGACGATGCGGCGCCTGACCCGCGAGGCGGGCACGCTGCTGGTCATCGACGAGACCCACACCCTCTGCTGCGGCCCCGGTGGCTACACGCGCGCCGAGGGCCTCGAACCGGACCTGATGACGATCGGCAAGGCGATCGCCGGAGGCGTGCCGGTGGGGGCCTACGGGATGACCGACGAGGTTGCCGACCGGGTGCTGGCGAAGACCGTCTGGGAAGTGGCCGACGTCGGCGGCGTCGGCGGCACCCTGGCCGGCAACGCGCTCTCGCTGGCGGCGGTGCGGGCGACTCTGGGCGAGGTGCTGACCGAGGAGGCATTCGAGCGGATGATCGCCCTCGGCGAACGCTTCCAGGCGGGCTGCCGCGAGGTGATCGCCGAGTTCGACCTCGGCTGGCAGGCGACCCGTCTCGGCTGCCGGGTCGAGTACATGTTCAGCCCGACCCCGCCGAAGAACGGCGGCGAGGCCTACGCCGCCTTCGACACCCCCCTCGACGCCCTCCTCCACCTCTACATGCTGAATCGCGGCATCCTGATGACCCCGTTCCACATGATGGCCCTGATGTCCCCGGCGACGACCGAGTCCGACGTCGACGCGCACACGTCGGCCCTCCGAGAGTTCGCCGCCGAGCTGACCGCCTAGAGCACGCGATAGCGAAGGTGGGTGACGCCAGGGCCCTCGACGAGG
The sequence above is drawn from the Acidimicrobiia bacterium genome and encodes:
- a CDS encoding aspartate aminotransferase family protein, translating into MGDVRRDRLRELRASEERRFVDAHPRSQALFERAQSALVGGVPMNWMKRWPGGFPIFVAEAAGARFVDVDGREYVDFCLGDTGAMTGHSPAPTVAAAAARMARGITTMLPSEDAGPVGEEMTRRFGLSHWQFSLTATDANRFVLRLCREVTGRPKILVFNHCYHGSVDETVATLDAEGRPAPRLGNVGPPVPIAETTRVVEWNDAEALERELAHGDVACVLAEPALTNIGIVLAEPGFHETMRRLTREAGTLLVIDETHTLCCGPGGYTRAEGLEPDLMTIGKAIAGGVPVGAYGMTDEVADRVLAKTVWEVADVGGVGGTLAGNALSLAAVRATLGEVLTEEAFERMIALGERFQAGCREVIAEFDLGWQATRLGCRVEYMFSPTPPKNGGEAYAAFDTPLDALLHLYMLNRGILMTPFHMMALMSPATTESDVDAHTSALREFAAELTA